One bacterium genomic window, AATCCTCGTCCGCCTCTTCATTCGCCCATTCTGCAGGCATCCAGTCGATCATCGTCCCGCCGCCTTCTTCATAGTAGGGACTGACCAGCCAGTTGTGATCGTCCTCTCGCGTTACTCGAAAATCGCGGACTCTGAACAACTTTCCCGAGTGGAGGTCAAACCGCTCCTCGTCAAGAGACGGCACAGGCTCGAACAAGTACATCTGGTCAAGTACTTCAGCCTTCTTGTCTTCAGGAATGATGTATTCTTCAATCATCCGTCCGTGGACTTCAATTCTCTTGATAGGGAACGGAAGACGGGGTTCACCGTCGGATTTGTACAACATAAGCTCTCCTTTCGATTGATAGTCGGCACACCAACGTGGATGAAAACATCAACAGAGGGGTTGGAGCTGTCAATCACATTTTTCGATCAACGGGAATTCCAATCTCTTGTTACACCGCCAACATCACCACTCATTCTCACTTGCCTCGTTTATCAGCCAATGCTATACTAATCTGACTATCTTCAGTAGGAGTGTGGACGCACTAAAGGGAAAAATTATGACGATGAAGATTCGGAACGCGGCCTTCATGTTAATCTTTGCATACGCCACGCTTGCTTGTACTGTGCATTCAGAAGCCGCTGCCCGCACCTGGACACTTTCGGAACTCGACACGCTTTCGAGTCGCGAATGGCTTTGGATCGACAAGAAATACAACGAACCTATCTCGGAGTATTACACTGAAACCGAAGCTCCCGACAAACTTCCAGTACGATCTCGCTATATTGCTCCGAAATATCCGAAGCAGGCGTCAAAAGCTGGCGCAGAAGGTTCGGTCTGGGTAAAGATACTCATCGACGAAAAAGGGAAAGTAAGAGCTGCTCGCATTCTGGAAGATTCCGGTACCGACGTCGGATTTGAAGATGCCGCATTGGCAGCAGCGATTAAGTCGAAGTGGAAACCGGCCATCAAAAATGGCAATCCTATCTCAATCTGGGTCTCATTTGAATCAGCCTTCTACTTGAACATCACTGATGACGGACAACCGGTCCGACAAATCGATCAGTGGAATTGGTCGGCAATTCCGCCCGAAGTGCCCCTCTATCTAGGGTCCAATTGGCAAAAACAAGTTACTGACGACTTTCCTGGTTTGGATGAATTTGTCGGTATTGAGAAAGCACCAGAGATGGTGAAGCCAAAACTAATCAAGTATCCTGAAAGCGCACGAAAGCGGGGGGTGCAAGGAAGCGTTTGGGTAAAGGTCTTGGTCGACCGCAGTGGAAATGTCGCGCAGGCAACGGTCGCGAAGGAGTCGGGATGCGACTGCGGCTTTGAGGAAAGTGCGCTCTGGGCAGCGATCAACACGAAATGGAAACCGGCGATGCAAGACAATCAACCCATAGCGCTCTGGATAACTTATGAAATCACGTTCGTTTTGAGGCACTAGGACGAAGCGGGTACATCACGAAATACCACTCACAAGCTTTCAAGTTTGAGACAGTTAATCTGTTGTAGCGTTATCCCCACCACCTCCGGTCGATTGCCCGACCGCAGCGGCGGTCCCCAGGTACCGGCACCACACGAAGTATAGAGATTGTAGCTTCCATCAGTGTACAGCCCATAATCGAGGCCATTGTAAACGCGCTTCGTGATGTAGTTGAACGGCCACATCTGCCCGCGATGTGTATGCCCCGCCAACTGCAGATTGACACCCGCCTTCTTCATGACCTCGACAAAACGCGGCTCGTGAAAGAGCACGACGCTCGGCTGTGCCGGATTAATCTGCGCCACGATCGAGTCCAGCTTTTCAGGACTTCCGATTGTGAGATAGTCGATCCCCACCAACTGCACGCCATCGAGATCGACAATCTCATCGCGAAGCATCCGCACCTTTGTGCTTTGCAGGGCATCAAACGATTTCTGCAATCCCACATATGTTTCGTGATTTCCCGTGATGAAATACACTCCCAGCGGCGCCTGAATCTGATTCAGCGGCTCGACCAGATGACTCAAGTCTTCACCCGCGCCGTCAAACAAGTCTCCGGTAATTACTACAACATCCGGATTGGCGCTGTTGATCAGATTGACGACTTGCTGAGCAAAACCGGAGCGATTGATTGCGCCGAGATGAATATCCGAAGCCTGCACGATCGTGCGGCCCTTCCATCGCTCCGGAAGATTCTCGATATTGACCGTGACATTCTTCAACACCGGATTCGCCGCATTCCAAAATCCGTAGAGCGAGAACAGCAGTGCGACAAAGTAAATCGGCGCCGTCAGCCACACCGCACTGACATTGACTCCAATTGCCTTCACGACAAGAAACACAACCCAACACACAACAGTCGCCATCGTCAGATACAGAAAAATGCCGAGCCAGCCGGCTGAGATGATGTAGAAGAACCGAGTGATGACATTTTCGTGAGTGTGGACGAGCATTGATGTGATGATGAAGCTGAATGCCAGCGGCAGCATTGCGCCAAGAAGAACTTTGCGCAGTGGACCCGATCCGATTTGGAAAAACTTGACGAATGAAAAGAATATTCCTGCGTGGGCGGAGGCGACAATCAGCGAAGCGATAGCGATAAATACAAAGAAACTGATTCTCATGGTTCCTATGGTACGCAGATATTCTTAATATCGAAAGTTGTCCATGATTTTTCTTGGTAGTGCAAAATCGCCAATCATACGCATTTCAAAGTCTGAAAAGGCACAAAGGCGTGCCAAGTCCGGTCCGTCTATCTGTTGCCGGACAATGAGTTAAAAGATTCCCCCCAAAATAAATGTTGACAAATGTAGTCTTTGCCGATAATGTACAGCATGCAACCACAAGTCTTCCTCTTTAATTTTTAGGGTTAATGCATTTCGTAAGAGAATCAAGCCGAAGAAATTTATCAGGAGACGAGGCGCAATAGTGCGCAAGTATCATTGTTTATCCGCGAACGCCGCGTAGTTGCCATCGCTGCCAATTCGCCGGTAAACCAAACAGGAGAGAGAAATGAACATCTTTGTAGGCAATCTGTCACGTCAGGCAACGGAAGAGGATCTTCGTCAGGCGTTTTCGAGCTTCGGCAATGTAGCCAAGGCCACCATCATTAAAGACAAGTTCTCGGGCGAACCCCGTGGATTCGGCTTTGTTGAAATGGCGACCAAAGAGGAAGCAATGGCTGCTATCGCCGGAATGAACGGCAAGGAACTGCTTGGTCGTACCCTCAACGTCAACGAAGCCCGTCCGCGTGAAGCGGGTGGCGGCGGCGGCGGTTCTCGTGGTGGTGGCGGTGGTGGTGATCGTCGCGGTGGCGGCGGTGGCCGTGGTGGTTTCGGCGAGCGTCGCGATTACGGCGGCGGACGTCGCAACGGATAACATCCGCACCTGACAGCATTGCGGTGTTATCGTCCGCTGCAATGATGCCTAATTACTAAGTCGATACAACGCCGTCCGGGTAACTGGGCGGCGTTTTTTTGTTCCGTCGAATGGAGAATCTCGGCTCTCTGTCGATTTTCGGTAGCCCACACGGAGCGCAGCGGAGGGTGGGACATTTGTGACGACAAGAATCCCATGCTTGATCGTGTTGTTGTGGTATTTGACGGAACTAACGCTTCGGGTAGGTTACCGGTTCACCGTGCGAATTGAAGTATCAATTTGGAGCTTCTTGATCGAGGCCGATCTGAGAGAGCTGTTTGAGAGCCCGGTCGACCCTTTGTCTGGCCACCAACCTTGTGAATCCAATCACGAATACGACTTCTTCCCAATTTCCACAGTTTCCGATTGGAATTACCCATCTAACTAAGACTATTCCTGCCTTGCTTTTGCAGGCATAGCCATAATCACCCAAAAATAGACAAAAAAGTTTCTTTATTACTTGACTAATTATGTCCGATAAGGTAAAGTGTACACTGTTGACATTGTGAAAAATGTCACTTATTGTGAGTAGGCGCTATGACTGATTGCAACTACATCTCGTTCGACAAACGAATCGTAATTTTTGCCGGCACTTATGGCTCCGGCAAGACCGAGGTTGCGGTCAATTATGCCGTCCAAATGGCGCAACATACCCAAGACCCCATCAGCATCATCGATCTCGATATCGTAAACCCATATTTCCGATCCCGCGAAGCCGCTCTCGAAATGGAAGCTTTCGGCATCCGCCCGATTAATCCCTTGGGCGAGCAAAGTCATGCCGACTTGCCGATTATCGTCCCCCAAATCCGGGCTTCAATCGAGAGCAGTTCCGGACGCGTAATTATCGATGTCGGCGGGGATGATCTGGGTGCGCGTGTCTTAAGCTCGATGCACGACGCCTTTGAAACTGCGCAGTACGAATTCCTGATGGTGCTCAACGCCAACCGGCCGTTTACTTCGACGGTTGACGGCGCCCTCAAGATGATGCACGACATCGAAACCTCGGCGCGCTTGAATTTCACCGGAATCGTATCGAATACGCACTTGATCGGCGAGACCACTCCGCAGACCATTCTCGATGGTATCAAACTCGCTCAGACTGTTTCCGTGCGCTCCGGAATTCCGTTGGTCTTCGCCAGCGGAATGGATGAAGTAATCTCTCAACTTGATGATAAAGATGTTTCCGTGCCGCTGTTCTCGCTTTCGCGGCGCATGTTAAAACCGTGGGAGCACAGCAAAACCGCGGTAAAGAACCCGTAGGCGCAAACAGAGTAAGGAACCGTATGCCGGGCGTTATCATAGATAAGAACTATTGCAAAGGCTGTGAGCTTTGTGTCAAAGCCTGTCCACAGGGCATCCTGTCGATGTCCAAGGACATCACCTTGCGCGGCTACTTCTATGCCTTAATGCATGATCCCTCGCGTTGCATCGGCTGCCAATTGTGCGCCATCACTTGTCCTGATGCGGCGATAACCGTCAAGATGCACGGCACACGTTTTGTGCTGTACGAGTATTGAGGCTGACATGACGCGAATTCTAATGAAAGGCAATGAAGCCATCGCCGAAGCTGCGATCCGCGCCGGCGGTATATATTACTTCGCCTATCCGATAACTCCTCAGAGCGAAGTCGGCGAGTATCTGGCAAAACGTCTTCCCGAAGTCGGCGGCGTGTTTGTCCAGGCTGAATCCGAAGTCGCAGTCGGCAACATGCTCTTCGGAGCGGCGTCTACCGGCAAGCGTATCTTCACATCGTCATCGAGCCCCGGTGTTAGTTTGATGCAAGAGGCAATTTCCTACATGGCTGGAGCGCAACTGCCGGTCGTTATCATTAACATCATGCGTGGTGGTCCGGGTCTCGGCGGCATTCTTCCTGCACAGTCGGATTATTTCCAGTCGACCAAAGGTGGCGGTCACGGCGACTATCGTCTGCTTGTTCTCGCTCCTGCCAGCGTCCAGGAAGCCGTCGATCTGACTATGCTTGGATTCCATCTTGCCGACAAGTACCGCAATCCGGTGCTGGTGATCGGCGACGGCATGATCGGTCAAATGATGGAACCGGTCGAGTTCCCCGACAAGTACGAAGAACCGGAATTGCCTGCCAAGGATTGGGCAATCACCGGCGCCAAGGGCCGCAAACCGCTGATCACAAAATCGTTGTTCCTTGATCCTTATGCGCTCGAACAGAACAACATCGTGCTTCACGCGAAGTACGAACAGATGAAAGCCGAAGAGATTCGCTTTGAACTATACAAGGTTTCCAATAAGAACCGCATGCTCGTCGTCTCCTACGGCACCATGGCACGTATCTGCCAGACCGTAATTGATGACCTCGAACGCGAGGGAGTCAGCATTGGCTTGCTTCGTCCAATCTCGCTTTGGCCTTTCCCAGAGATGCAAATCCGCACCGAGGCTGCCAAAGCCAACATCGAGCGAGTACTGACAGTCGAGATGAGCATGGGACAAATGGTTGAAGACGTTGACAAAGCCGTCCAGGGCAAGAAGCCGGTCGACTTCTTTGGCAGAACCGGCGGTATCGTTCCGGCTCCGGAAGAAGTCCGCGAGCGAATCCTGCAACTTCTTGACGGCAAGACTGCGAAGTGAGGTGAGCAATATGAATAATGTCCAGGACAACGCGACGACAACGACCTTTGCTCGCCCCCAAGCATTCAGCGATGTCGTCACACACTACTGCCCCGGTTGCACCCATGGAATCATCCATCGCATGGTTGCCGAGGTAATCGACGAACTGCAAATTCGCGAACGCACTGTGGGCGTTGCGCCGGTTGGATGTTCGGTTCTGATATACAACTACTTCAATGTCGATTTCCTCGAATCGCCACACGGTCGCGCCCCCGCACTGGCAACAGGGCTCAAACGCGTAAGCCCGGAATTGATAGTATTCACATATCAGGGCGACGGCGACTTAGCTTCCATCGGACTGAGCGAAATCGTACATGCCGCAAACCGTGGCGAGAAGTTCACTACCATCTTCGTTAACAACGCCATTTACGGTATGACCGGCGGCCAAATGGCGCCGACAACCATGCCGGGACAAGTAACAGCGACTTCGCCATACGGCCGCAACGTCGAAGAGGTCGGTTGGCCGATGAGAATGTGCGAACTGCTCTCGACCTTGCGCACACCCGGTTACATCGAACGCGTCGCGGTACACACACCGCAAAATATTGTCCGCACCAAGAAGGCAATTCGAACAGCATTCCAGAATCAAATTGATGGACGCTGTTTCTCGCTCATCGAAGTTCTCTCCACCTGTCCGACTAACTGGGGTCTCACACCTTGCGAGTCGACGAAATGGGTGCAGACCAACATGTCGCCATATTATCCGCTTGGTGTCTTCAAGAAACCTGAACCAAGGATCGAGGTGTAAGGTGTCGCAATACGAAGTCACCTTCGCCGGATTCGGTGGACAGGGAATTATGACTGCAGGGCAACTGTTGGCTTATGCAGGAATTCACGAAGGCAAGCAAGTCGTTTGGATTCCTTCGTACGGTCCGGAAATGCGCGGCGGAACAGCTTATTGTACCGTCGTAGTGTCCGACAGCCGCATCGGTTCGCCGATTATCAACACGCCCCAGGGTTTGGTGGTATTCAATCGCCCTTCGCTTGAGAAATTCGCTCCCCGGGTCAAACCGGGAGGAATCATCATCGTTAACTCGTCATTGATTGAAATCACTTCCAACCGCACCGATATCACCGAGATTCTTGTTCCGGCCAATGAAATAGCGCTAAAAGCAGGCAGTGCCAAAACCGTCAACATGATTATGCTCGGCGCCTTTGTCGGCGCTACCGGAATCATCAAGTACGAGAGCCTGATTCATCTCGTCAACGAGAAGATGGGCAAGAAGAAAGATCTCCTCGCAATGAATCTGCAGGTCGTCGAAGAGGGCTATCAATTTGCCAAGACTGCGCTCAAATCCAAGGTGCAAGCATGAACCACGATTTTACCAAATTGCCCGATATCTTCGCCCGGCATCCGCAAGACGCGTCATCGCTAATAATGGTACTGCAGGACATTCAAAAGGAATATCGATTCCTTCCCTGCGAGGCTCTCAAGGAAACGGCTGTCAGATTACAGGTACCGCTAAGCAAGGTCTTCTCGGTTGCGACGTTCTACAATGCTTTCAGTCTGAATCCGAAAGGCGAGAAGGTCGTTCGCATCTGCGTCGGCACTGCCTGTCATATTCGCGGCGCGAAACTGATTCAGGATCAGATCGAGAATGAATTGAAAATCAAAGCTGGCCAGACTACAGAAGACATGAAATTCTCTCTCGAAGTCGTCGCCTGTGTCGGAGCCTGTGCAATGGCTCCGGTCGTGATTGTCAATGAGCAGTATCACGGCTCGGTCAAAGTTACTGGCGCTAAGAAGTTGGTGAAGGGATAACAACATGAAAATCACCTCAGCCCAACACCTTGAGCAATTGCGTTCGCTTTTCGTTGCCGACGAAGCCAGACACAAGAAGAAAGTCATC contains:
- a CDS encoding energy transducer TonB, with the protein product MKIRNAAFMLIFAYATLACTVHSEAAARTWTLSELDTLSSREWLWIDKKYNEPISEYYTETEAPDKLPVRSRYIAPKYPKQASKAGAEGSVWVKILIDEKGKVRAARILEDSGTDVGFEDAALAAAIKSKWKPAIKNGNPISIWVSFESAFYLNITDDGQPVRQIDQWNWSAIPPEVPLYLGSNWQKQVTDDFPGLDEFVGIEKAPEMVKPKLIKYPESARKRGVQGSVWVKVLVDRSGNVAQATVAKESGCDCGFEESALWAAINTKWKPAMQDNQPIALWITYEITFVLRH
- a CDS encoding metallophosphoesterase — translated: MRISFFVFIAIASLIVASAHAGIFFSFVKFFQIGSGPLRKVLLGAMLPLAFSFIITSMLVHTHENVITRFFYIISAGWLGIFLYLTMATVVCWVVFLVVKAIGVNVSAVWLTAPIYFVALLFSLYGFWNAANPVLKNVTVNIENLPERWKGRTIVQASDIHLGAINRSGFAQQVVNLINSANPDVVVITGDLFDGAGEDLSHLVEPLNQIQAPLGVYFITGNHETYVGLQKSFDALQSTKVRMLRDEIVDLDGVQLVGIDYLTIGSPEKLDSIVAQINPAQPSVVLFHEPRFVEVMKKAGVNLQLAGHTHRGQMWPFNYITKRVYNGLDYGLYTDGSYNLYTSCGAGTWGPPLRSGNRPEVVGITLQQINCLKLESL
- a CDS encoding RNA-binding protein; its protein translation is MNIFVGNLSRQATEEDLRQAFSSFGNVAKATIIKDKFSGEPRGFGFVEMATKEEAMAAIAGMNGKELLGRTLNVNEARPREAGGGGGGSRGGGGGGDRRGGGGGRGGFGERRDYGGGRRNG
- a CDS encoding 4Fe-4S binding protein; amino-acid sequence: MPGVIIDKNYCKGCELCVKACPQGILSMSKDITLRGYFYALMHDPSRCIGCQLCAITCPDAAITVKMHGTRFVLYEY
- the vorB gene encoding 3-methyl-2-oxobutanoate dehydrogenase subunit VorB, which codes for MTRILMKGNEAIAEAAIRAGGIYYFAYPITPQSEVGEYLAKRLPEVGGVFVQAESEVAVGNMLFGAASTGKRIFTSSSSPGVSLMQEAISYMAGAQLPVVIINIMRGGPGLGGILPAQSDYFQSTKGGGHGDYRLLVLAPASVQEAVDLTMLGFHLADKYRNPVLVIGDGMIGQMMEPVEFPDKYEEPELPAKDWAITGAKGRKPLITKSLFLDPYALEQNNIVLHAKYEQMKAEEIRFELYKVSNKNRMLVVSYGTMARICQTVIDDLEREGVSIGLLRPISLWPFPEMQIRTEAAKANIERVLTVEMSMGQMVEDVDKAVQGKKPVDFFGRTGGIVPAPEEVRERILQLLDGKTAK
- a CDS encoding 2-oxoglutarate oxidoreductase; translated protein: MNNVQDNATTTTFARPQAFSDVVTHYCPGCTHGIIHRMVAEVIDELQIRERTVGVAPVGCSVLIYNYFNVDFLESPHGRAPALATGLKRVSPELIVFTYQGDGDLASIGLSEIVHAANRGEKFTTIFVNNAIYGMTGGQMAPTTMPGQVTATSPYGRNVEEVGWPMRMCELLSTLRTPGYIERVAVHTPQNIVRTKKAIRTAFQNQIDGRCFSLIEVLSTCPTNWGLTPCESTKWVQTNMSPYYPLGVFKKPEPRIEV
- a CDS encoding 2-oxoacid:acceptor oxidoreductase family protein — its product is MTAGQLLAYAGIHEGKQVVWIPSYGPEMRGGTAYCTVVVSDSRIGSPIINTPQGLVVFNRPSLEKFAPRVKPGGIIIVNSSLIEITSNRTDITEILVPANEIALKAGSAKTVNMIMLGAFVGATGIIKYESLIHLVNEKMGKKKDLLAMNLQVVEEGYQFAKTALKSKVQA
- a CDS encoding NAD(P)H-dependent oxidoreductase subunit E — translated: MNHDFTKLPDIFARHPQDASSLIMVLQDIQKEYRFLPCEALKETAVRLQVPLSKVFSVATFYNAFSLNPKGEKVVRICVGTACHIRGAKLIQDQIENELKIKAGQTTEDMKFSLEVVACVGACAMAPVVIVNEQYHGSVKVTGAKKLVKG